A window from Toxoplasma gondii ME49 chromosome IX, whole genome shotgun sequence encodes these proteins:
- a CDS encoding hypothetical protein (encoded by transcript TGME49_265990): protein MKARAKARGAAPAADGSPAEDGKKVLSENVRRLRFMQGKSASGHCAANSQGASSQRLFHQHQLKLLQQQQKQFCQLQKPQESSRKDPREGASLGVSASPAEQDVAGSARPPSAASATQSAEEKNRQIEQLNELRKHWCAPGWECAEDIYAIQQQDDMQMLLHIGHPSLEAKRRAAALVLSRRAYGGTNPFVESNMRRIERKVLQLERRQEEEKEAKRWKAVHSGRQNVSVL from the exons ATGAAGGCGAGAGCCAAAGCACGCGGCGCGGCACCCGCGGCCGACGGTTCCCCTGCTGAAGACGGCAAGAAAGTTCTCTCGGAGAACGTTCGTCGACTCCGATTCATGCAGGGGAAATCCGCCTCTGGGCACTGCGCCGCGAACTCACAAGGGGCGTCCTCGCAGCGGCTTTTCCACCAGCACCAGCTCAAGTTgcttcagcagcagcagaagcagtTCTGCCAGCTGCAGAAGCCACAGGAAAGCTCACGCAAAGACCCACGGGAGGGCGCCTCTTTGGGTGTTTCGGCATCCCCCGCAGAACAAGATGTCGCTGGATCTGCGCGTCCcccttctgccgcttctgccACACAGagcgcagaggagaagaatcGACAGATCGAGCAACTCAACGAACTGCGAAAGCACTGGTGCGCCCCAGGCTGGGAATGCGCAGAAGACATCTACGCCATCCAGCAGCAAGACGACATGCAGATGCTCCTCCACATCGGGCATCCTTCTCTCGAAGCCAAGCGACGCGCTGCTGCActcgtcctctctcg GCGAGCATATGGCGGAACGAATCCGTTCGTGGAGTCGAACATGCGGCGAATAGAGAGGAAGGTTCTTCAACTCGAGAGAcgccaggaagaagagaaggaagcaaagaggTGGAAAGCTGTTCACAGCGGCAGACAAAACGTTTCCGTTCTTTAA
- a CDS encoding pantoate-beta-alanine ligase (encoded by transcript TGME49_265870), protein MDTSDLANVGPQFSVELGTRFAAKFCVQRLNWSANRKICRSSHVRVLNPRNCPRNCRNGNTRQSEERQRRLPTRTAGAALPVRARSLVNQEPNGGGPASADATSSPGRSAATSPNASLLSPSSPLAFSSRRRRISLVPTMGGLHEGHLHLIRGAACTGDEVWVTIFVNALQFHSAKDFLTYPASIDDDMKLLSQVRVDLVFIPSHSSLYPLDRRPHLIAGSEVLSTIPARGRGLEDGGGRVTSGQSDDEADAMEEADRVELSPVDRLNRGDARAREVDGDGCSHSAWSPPQRLFRMRVDFEGIEDVEGEGRRRCGFFRGIGTVVVQLFTLIRPTYAHCGFKDFQQVACLKRLICGMGLDALLLAHNTWRDSDGVAASSRNRRMAEADRQKARKSFLLLQHVGEVFRKGERRVHRLLEEARAFAEKENLLLHYTAIDRLEDGEPVVYRHSGGAVKRIETQGESAENEERRAKRRRTESDIADETPLGRPGTGSPSSYKRGGHLKGELHANGSSRSSSPADTADMILLDSGRYCLTVAVRGNPLTTVVDSVFLIPNNREDLLPPLFNTPWDHHCVEPKYACLPSFLVFSSFGFHLRPLRPSDLKLVAAAEQEDARVESQQSAKSAGVAAPETCCTRTFTWMHAGALSPTSTHDVWALGLFKRRLDTARNTVDFSSDTQVPDGNEVLIGYIWADAETPRAAAAAGGASPWRLRRGFITRARRRRTFGTHLLKAFLATLYKEKVSSSRTASREVQGDPMPAWLAPAVSECGFSLLDSTNLSSGECRLHLNLDKWFRTYVTDLRL, encoded by the exons atggacacctCAGATTTAGCGAATGTTGGTCCGCAGTTTTCTGTGGAGCTCGGAACTAGGTTTGCTGCGAAGTTTTGTGTCCAGAGGCTGAACTGGAGTGCGAATCGAAAG ATTTGTCGTTCTTCGCACGTCCGCGTGTTGAATCCAAGGAACTGCCCTCGGAACTGCCGCAACGGAAACACGCGGCAAAGTGAAGAGCGTCAACGACGACTGCCAACGCGGACAGCTGGCGCCGCTCTCCCTGTGCGCGCGAGGTCACTCGTAAACCAG GAACCAAATGGGGGAGGGCCAGCCTCTGCAGATGCTACCTCGTCGCCTGGTCGATCCGCAGCGACCTCGCcgaacgcgtctctcctgtcgccttcgtctccgctcgcgttttcgtctcgccGCCGCAGAATCTCCCTTGTGCCCACGATGGGCGGCCTCCACGAGGGACACCTGCACCTCATTCGcggggctgcatgcaccggcgACGAGGTCTGGGTCACGATCTTCGTGAACGCACTCCAGTTCCACTCGGCCAAGGATTTCTTGACTTACCCCGCGTCGATCGACGACGACATGAAGCTGCTCTCTCAGGTTCGCGTCGACCTCGTCTTCATCCCCTCCCACTCCAGTCTGTACCCGCTCGACAGACGCCCGCACCTGATCGCAGGCAGCGAAGTACTGTCGACGATTCCCGCTCGCGGCCGGGGCTTGGAAGACGGGGGCGGAAGAGTCACTAGCGGCCAGTCTGACGACGAGGCAGACGCCatggaagaagcagatcgCGTCGAGCTGTCCCCGGTGGACAGGCTCAACAGAGGCGACGCACGCGCGCGCGAAGTGGACGGCGATGGCTGCTCGCACTCAGCCTGGAGCCCTCCGCAGCGGCTATTCCGTATGCGAGTTGATTTTGAGGGCATCGAGGATGTCGAGGGCGAAGGACGACGCCGATGTGGATTCTTTCGAG GCATCGGGACGGTGGTGGTTCAGTTGTTCACTTTGATCCGGCCAACCTACGCGCACTGTGGATTCAAGGATTTTCAGCAAGTCGCCTGCCTGAAACGCCTCATCTGCGGAATGGGTTTGGACGCACTTCTGCTTGCACACAACACGTGGCGCGACTCAGACGGAGTCGCGGCATCCAGCCGGAACCGCCGCATGGCGGAGGCAGacaggcagaaggcgagaaagtcctttcttctcctgcaaCAT GTTGGTGAAGTCTTCCGGAAAGGCGAGCGGCGTGTTCACAGACTACttgaagaagcgcgagcgttcgcggaaaaagagaaccTCCTTCTGCACTACACAGCCATCGACCGCTTGGAAGATGGGGAACCCgtggtgtacagacactccgGTGGAGCTGTGAAAAGGATCGAGACACAGGGCGAgtctgcagaaaacgaggagcgaCGCGCCAAGCGACGCCGAACGGAGAGCGACATCGCGGACGAAACTCCACTTGGAAGGCCAGGGACAGGGTCCCCCAGCAGCTACAAACGGGGCGGGCACCTGAAGGGGGAACTGCATGCCAATGGTTCATCccgctcttcgtcgccagCGGACACCGCAGACATGATTCTGTTGGACTCTGGGCGATACTGCTTGACGGTGGCTGTCCGTGGAAATCCTTTGACGACCGTCGTGGACAGCGTCTTCCTCATTCCGAACAA TCGCGAGGAtcttctgccgcctctcttcaACACGCCGTGGGATCACCACTGCGTTGAGCCCAAGTACGCTTGCCTGCCTTCGTTCCTGgtgttttcgtctttcgGCTTCCACTTGCGCCCGCTGCGGCCGTCGGACCTGAAGCTGGTCGCCGCGGCCGAGCAGGAAGACGCGCGGGTGGAGAGTCAGCAGTCTGCGAAGTCGGCAGGTGTGGCTGCTCCGGAGACTTGCTGCACTCGAACGTTCACCTGGATGCATGCGGGGGCTCTGTCCCCGACGAGCACACACGATGTCTGGGCGCTGGGCTTGTTCAAGCGCCGTCTAGACACTGCACGCAACACCGTCGATTTTTCGTCTGACACACAAGTTCCCGATGGAAACGAAGTCTTGATAGGGTACATTTGGGCAGACGCGGAAACGCCacgcgcagcagctgcggctgGCGGAGCGTCTCCGTGGAGACTGAGACGCGGCTTCATCACTCGCGCGCGCCGCAGGCGGACGTTTGGAACGCATCTGTTGAAGGCGTTTCTCGCGACGCTGTACAAAGAGAAAGTGTCCAGTAGCCGGACGGCTTCCAGGGAAGTCCAGGGTGACCCCATGCCTGCATGGCTCGCGCCAGCCGTTAGCGAGtgcggcttttctctcttggacTCCACAAATCTGAGCAGCGGTGAGTGCCGCCTGCACCTCAATCTCGACAAGTGGTTTCGTACCTATGTGACGGACCTGAGGCTGTGA